The Bradyrhizobium oligotrophicum S58 genome contains the following window.
GCAGCCAGGCGCGCCGGTTGCTCCGAGCGGCGACAACGCGACCAGTGTCTTGAAGGAGACCGGCGACACGCTCTCGCGGCTCGCCACGCCGTCCAGCATGATCACCGGCCGCTCCCTCTGTCCGATCGCCGCCAACGGCACGCCGGATTGCAAGCTCGGTGCCGACCGGCTGTGCCAGGGCAAGGGCCACAAGGAAGGCAAGAGCCTCAACACCGATTCCGCTGAGACCTGCTCGGCCAGGGTGTTGATCCCGGGCCGGCAGCGCAAGCCGGGCGACTGCCGCACCGACACGTTCGTCACCTCGGCGCTGTGCCAATAGGCCTGAAGCCCGGCTGTGCCTTGGGTCAGCGCCTCAACGCAAGACCCTCCACGGGCTTTTCCGGTCCCTCTGCGGGCGAATTGCCATCACGGCATGATGTCGGGCATGCTCGCGATCACGAGTGTCTTTCGCATTTCACAACGAGGAATTCTCATCCATGTCCATGCCTGCCTTGTTCAAGGGGCGCCTGTCGATCCCCGTGATCGGTTCGCCTCTGTTCATCATTTCCGTGCCCGATCTGGTGATCGCGCAATGCAAGGCCGGCATCGTGGGCTCGTTTCCCGCGCTCAACGCGCGGCCGGCCGCGCTGCTCGACGAATGGCTGGCGCGCATCACCGAGGAGCTCGCGGCCCATGATCGTGCGCATCCGGAGCGGCTGTCGGCGCCGTTCGCGGTCAACCAGATCGTGCACCGCTCCAACAACCGGCTCGAGCAGGACCTGGCGCTGTGCGAGAAGTACAAGGTGCCGATGATGATCACCTCGCTCGGCGCGCGCGAGGAGCTGAACCAGGCGGCGCACCGCTGGGGCGGCATCGTCTTCCACGACGTCATCAATCAGAAATTCGCTCACAAGGCGATCGAGAAGGGCGCCGATGGCCTGATCCTGGTCGCAGCCGGCGCCGGCGGCCATGCCGGCACGATCTCGCCGTTTGCCTTCGTCGCGGAGACGCGGAGCTGGTTCGACGGACCAATCGCGCTGTCGGGTGCGATCGC
Protein-coding sequences here:
- a CDS encoding NAD(P)H-dependent flavin oxidoreductase, coding for MSMPALFKGRLSIPVIGSPLFIISVPDLVIAQCKAGIVGSFPALNARPAALLDEWLARITEELAAHDRAHPERLSAPFAVNQIVHRSNNRLEQDLALCEKYKVPMMITSLGAREELNQAAHRWGGIVFHDVINQKFAHKAIEKGADGLILVAAGAGGHAGTISPFAFVAETRSWFDGPIALSGAIANGRAIRAARVLGADFAYIGSAFIATKEANAVEGYKDMITKSGADDIIYSNLFTGVHGNYLKHSVVAAGLDPDNLPTSDPSKMSFGTDASGERAKPKAWKEIWGSGQGIGAIKDVVPAAELIARFKKEYDEAIDPPL